The DNA region AAAGGAAGAGTTTAGAATGCCGTTTAATGTTTTTTGTTCTTTGCCAGTGAAGACCACAAGTGGAATTGCTAAAATCCAACCAATCCAGATTGGCATTGTCAAAACAAACAACATGGTTGAATACGCATAGCTGATATAAGCACAGGCAAAACCTAAAATGGTTACGCCAAAGAAAGAAGAAAGAATATAGGTGAAATTATATCCTGAATCGGCGTCTCTGTTTTGAGGTCCCCAAGTGATTCTTTTATTGAAAAGGATAGAAAATACAAATATACTATGATAGATCATATAAATAGGAGCTATCAGGATTGAGAATACGGTTTCTAAAAGAAAAGCAGGGAATTTTTTTAGAATTTGGATGAGAGGGAGGCTTAAAAAACTAAGTAATCTCGGTAAAAATAATAAAATTAAAGATAAGTATAATAATTTGAGATATAGTGGATCATAAATCTCGGATTTGAAAAATTCATATTCTTCTGGTAACATCGAATAGTTTAGATATTTGCTGTCTTCTAAGTAGTTCCATAAACTTAAAAATATATAACACATCCAAATTGGTGAATTGAGGTAAGATAGGATTCCATTCAGGATGTGGATTCTATTGATGAATGGAATTTTTTTTCCGAATAAAAACCAAAAATGTTGAAGATTTCCTTGGCACCATCTTTGATCTCTTTTTAAAACATCAATAATGTTAGGTGGGTTTTCTTCATAACTTCCATCTAATTCATAAGCACATAAAACTTCATAACCAGCTTTCCGCATTAGAGCCGCTTCCACTGTGTCGTGGCTTAAAATTTTTCCACCAAGGCCACCATATTCTGGCAGGTGGGGAAGAGCACAATGTTCCATAAAAGGTTTTACCCTAAGGATTGCATTGTGTCCCCAATATCCTGAAGAATTGATTTGCCAAAAACTTGCGCCTTTCAAAAAAAATGGGCTAAAAAGGTAGGAGGAAAATTCAGTCAGTTTTTGGAATAGGGTAGTGGATTTAAAAATTCTAGTACTGGATTGGATGATACCTGCTTGAGGATTGTTTTCCATGTTTGCAATTAGTTGGAAGATGAGCTCACCCGACACCAAACTGTCCGCATCAAGAATGAGCATATATTTATACTTTTTTCCCCATCTTCTACAGAAATCCGCGATATTGCCACTTTTCCCGTTGAGGTTACTTTTTCTCCTTCGATAGTGAAAGTTATGATAGTTGTTAGTTGATTCACATAACTCTATATAGGCGGCTTCTTCTTTGATCCATTTTTCGGGAGTCCTTGTATCACTCAGAATAAAAAAATCAAGTTTCGGGAGTTTGTGAATTTTATCGGCTGATTCAGAGATGACTTTGATTCGAGAGAAAATGGATATTTCATTTTCTTCGTAAACTGGCATTACAACGGCAACTGGAATGGATGCAAGTGATTGTAAATTCAGTTCGTTTTCTGGAATTCGTTTTGTTTTGAGAAGTGGGTCACCTTTTTTTGTTAAGGAAAGTAAAAATCCGAATAGGGAAGTTGTAGCTCCGTAAGCCAACATTGGCAAAAGAAAAATTAACGTTATGAACTGGTAGTATTCTGTGATTTCGATTCCTTGAAAGGATATGATCTCAATGAATAAACTAAATCCCCAAACGACAGGAATGATAAATGTGATAAAAAATAGACTGCGGTGGATTTGGATCATAATAACCTAAATATAATGATGTAGTAGAGAAGACTCCAGAGAAAGATAGAAGCAATGATGAATAATGGTTTTAAGGATCCTACGATAGACTGTTTCGTTTTTTGGGTGTCTCGTTTCCAATCTGCGGATTGTGGGATCATGGATCCGAATTGCCAGGAACGATCGGGAAGTGGTAAAGAGTTGGTAACTTTTAAATGATTGGATTCTAGATGTGTTTGCCAAAGTTTCCAATCTTCTGCAAAAGAAAAACGGAGGTTGGTAGATGTAAAAAACCTACTTAGGATATCAGCAATGGTATGTTCGTTATGAATTCCACTTAAGATCAAGTAGGAACGTAACCTTTCGCTAAACTCTTTTAGATATTCAGTGTTATTTGGATAGTCCATCGCGATAGATCCAAGTTTCAGTAATTCGTTGGTTTTCATTTTCTAAGAAAACAGTCCAATTTGATTCTTCATCAGAACTAGGATACCAGATTTGTAAACGCCATTGGTCTAGTTCTGATATTTTTTCGATTTTGTATCGGATTCCTTCAGCTGGAATTTGGTCATTTTTGATAACTGCTTTGAGTATTGTTTTTTGATCCAAAGATTTTAGGTAGTCGCCTGTAAAATACAAGGTAAACATTTTTTCTTTAGGAAAAACAGGATCAACACCTCTATAAAATGCTGAGGCCTTTCCTAAAGTGTGTTGTTTGGGTGACCTTTCTGTATAATGAAGTGTATATAAAAATTCGTAACCTTCGTTTAGATTGGGTGGGATCGCAGGTTCCCAAAACGTTGTGATATTGTCATCAGAATCTAAATTGGTTGTGAATTCTAAAAGGTATAAATTTCCCTTTCCCCAATCTCCTTTTGGTTCTACCCAAACACTAGGTCTTAAATGGTATTTGAGTTTTTCGTCTTGGTAACTTTTAAATTTACGGTCTCTTTGGATTAGCCCATAACCCAATGGTGAATCAAGTTGAATTCTTGTTAGTTGAGTTTTTTTAGGATTGATGAGCGGTCTCCATTCCCAATCGCCTGATTTGTTTTGGATGAGTAGTCCATCAGAGTCATGTACTTCTGGATGGATATTTCCTAAAATTGGATTGTCCGATTCTCCATACAAGTACATGGAGGTGATGGGAGCAAAACCAAGTCGTTTGATTTTTTTACGTAAGTATATTTTCGCGCGCACATCTACAGTGGTAATTTCACCTGGTTTCACAATGAACTCATAAGAACCGACAACAGATTCCCCGTTCATGATTGCATAAATGGTAAGGGAAGTATCAGTTTTTTGCGGGCGTTTGATATAGAAACTTTCAAAGATCGGAAATTCTTCTTTGTCTTTCGGTCCTGTGTTGATCGCAAGTCCTCTTCCAGATAATCCATAAACTTGATCTTTGGATATGGCTCTAAAATAAGAAGCTCCTTGAAAAACTAAAAACTCTTCTAATGCCTCTTTTTGGTTGATCGGGTAATGAACTCGGAATCCTGTATAACGAAGTTTTTTGGATAATTCGGCAAAGTCATCAGAGAGTGGTAAATCTCCAAAATGGAAACGGGAAGCATCATAAGGAATTTCTACTGGTTTTTCGCCGATGACTTCGTAAATTTGAATTCCATTACTATAGATATGACCTGGATGAAAAAAATGCAATTGGTAGGGGAGAGCTAGATTTTTCCAAATGGCAACATCTGGTTTGTATTCAATTTGCCTATAGTCATCAAAACTAATTCCGTCGAGTCCGGGGATTTTGAATTCAGGGGTTGGTGAAAATTTAGACTTTAATTTTTGTTTTGCGATTGAATCGACAGTATGAAAATCAAAAGTTTCTGTCGAGGTAGAGATAGCCATAAGGCTGGCCACTCTAGTTAAGGTCAGATCATTTTTTCGAATGATGATTACGACACACAATACCAAGGCAATGAGTGCAAGATATATGTTCAGTTTCTTCATAGATGTAATGATAAATCAGCAATCTTTGTGGTCACCTAAATAAACCAGTGTGGTGTTTTTGTCTCACTAAACATGGATTAAGCAGGGAACTCTAGTTTTTCTATTGCATATTTTACTCTCTCCTATATTATTCCCTCATCTTATGAAACTTGTTTCGGTAAAATTTTTCTTTCTGGTAATTGTCGCCTTATTTCTGCAATGTTCTAGTTCTCAGGAGACGGATAAGGTCCTTGGTGAATCCGTGTTCAAAACCGACAAACCCCAATCTTTTAAAAAAATTGCTCCTTTGACGGCAAACTCTCTTGGATCTAGAAAGAATCTTTGGGAACATGGTTGGGCGGTCATTCCATCCGGTAAAAAAAGTATCGATCAAGCATATGAAAATGGCGGCATTAGTTTTGGTGTTGCGAAAGCAATGGTACTCGTTCATATGAAAAAACGAAGTACGGACTATCCTGGAAAGTTAGGTGATACAATGGGAGCCGTGGTTTCTTGGACTCGTAGTGGAATCAAAGATTCTTCGGCGAGGACAGAAGATATTTATGATGCTGGTTGGCAACTGAGCCAATCACAATGGAAGGTTTCTCGGGAAAGTTTCAGCGAAGCCGGATCGCGGTTTGTACAAGGTTATATCTATTTGGTTCCGAGGATCGAATCGGATACAAAACTGATGAAATCTACGTTGGGCGAAATCGCTGCTGATTATGACAAAAATAATTCCAAGTTAAACGAAATGTTTGATAAAACGATAAAACAAAATTCTAAAAATATCGTTTCTGTTTGGAGTGATTCGTTCGCAAAAGCTTCTGATGAATTTACAAAAAATTATGAAGAGTCTGGGGATCGCGGAAATTCGATTCTCGCCCTAGTTGATATTTTCCAAGGGTATTCTATTGCATTAAAAGAAGTGATGGTGGCACCGATTGCCAAAACGAGCACTAACGCTGGTGAAATTCTTGTCGTCAATGGAGTGTACGTCCCACTCTCTAAAACTATGAATTTTTCGGCGACGGCTTTGATTTCTACAGGAGCAGTTTTTTTCTATTCGACTAAGTATGGTTATCGGGTGATTTCTCCGACCTTAGAAGCAGGATTATTTAGTTCTATGGGAATTCTTTCTGCTGCCTCAACAGTTCCCACTTACACTACAGGAACGACATTAGCCGCATTCAATCAAGTTACTTCGGTTGCCGCGACTACTGCGGGTGGAACCATTGGGGTTGCTGGTGGTACGGCTTACAATACAGGTGCTTACGCTACGGGAATGGTTTATGATTTGTCAAAGGGAACTGGAGAAGCTAGTGTTTATTTGATGAGCTCTGGTTTGGTTTTAGGTTATGCGGCAATGACTGTTCTTCCTTCTCAGATGGTTTTAACTGTTGTGGATGGTCCTATATTCATTACTTATGATGGTCCACGCGTTGTGATTGCTATGGTGAAAGGTAATTTTGCAGGATTAGATGATGTGCCTACAGGTGCAGTCATTAATTTGGAAGAAGCAAAAAAGGCAGGAAAAGTAAAAATCCTAACTGATGATCCAAAGATTATAAAAAAAGTATTGGATGCGGAGATCGCAGAACAATCGAAACGTGCAAATACAAAGGCCTCTGAAAAAAAATGAAATCAAACATGTATAATAATATTTTAATTTCGTTAATCCTTTCTGTTTTTTTTCTCTATTGTTCTGGTTCTGATAAGAAGAATGAAGATCCACTTAAAAATACCAAAAAATTGGCAATAGAAGGACATACTTCTTTATATTACCAAGGTGCGTTTCCTGTAAAAGGTACGAGCATAAAGTTTATCCCTCCATTTGAAGAGTCTCCTGTATCTTTTATGGGGCAAAGATTTGGATTTGCGAAAGAAGAGTTTGCAAAATCTTATTTGAAAGCAACTGAATCTGTTGTCGTCGTCAAAGATGGAACTAAAATGAGTTGGTCAGCCGCTGGAAAATTAAATGCGGAAGGAGATGCAGTAGTTCAATACCTAAATGAAAATGCCACGAGACCTGGATTATATATAATGTATACTATGACAGCAGAGGCGAAAGGGATTGTTGGATCCTCTTGGCAAAAAGGTAAGGAAACACATAAAACGGTTATTGCAGATTCAATTGCCATTCGTAAAGAGTGGGAGGAATGGGTGAATATACAACTTAACCAAAAAGAAGCCGTAGATAATTCTCCATCTGCTAAAAAAAGATTCAATCAATATGGAAAAGAATACCAAAAGGTATTTGAATCAACAGTACTCGGGTACGTGGATTTGGATGAGGCATTAAAGTCTTCCTATAATGAATCTTATGAAGATATCAAATCTGGCGATTGGGATCGCAGGAAAGCAAAAATTAAAGAATTTGGATCATCCGTTTCAGATGAAATTTTTGGAAACTGGAAGGAAACTATTTTTACTTATGGTGAAGATAGTTCAAAAGAATGGGGACAGGCAAAAGCGGAGTTAAACTCAATTGCAGAAGAAGGACCTGCCGTCCCTTTGCTTAAGATGCTTTCGAGAACCGCAAAATCTGTGTTTTATGATGGTCTTATCAAACCAATCGGAAAGATCACTTTGTATTCGGTAGGATATGTCACTTGGAATGGAATCATTTATCCGTCAGCAGTGATTTCGAATTATGCAGGCACAGGATTGTATTGTATGGTGGAGACTTTTGCTTTGGCGGGAAAAGGCGTTGTTTACATTACTGCTCCAAGTGTTGAACTCGCATTAGGTGCTTTGTTGAATAGTACAGAAGTTGTTTTGAATGAATCTGTTCAGTCTATGGAAAAAGGTGCAAAAGTTTCTTCGGCTGTCGCCCGAAAAACATCTGCATATTCGGTTAAATCTGCGGCAGTTGTCACTGAATCTTCCGGAAAATATATTTTGGCGCCTATGACCTTAGTTGGTGTCACAGCTGGGCAGGCAGTTTATGGCGGCGGTTTGGCGGTGACTGGAGCTATGGCAGGTGGGACCATTGTCGGAACATCAGCAACTGCCCAAGCCGTGACATATACTTCTTCCAAAGTTGCTGCCGGTGCTGTGGGAGTCACCGGAACGGTTGCTTCTGTGGGAACAGGGGGTGCTTACGGGGTTTACCAAATAACAAAAGCAGTCGGTATCCCTAGCGGGATTGTTGTTGGGTCAGGGATTGTTTTGAGTTATGAGTTTATGGCACATATGTCAGCTCATTCGATACTTGCCGTTGCCGATTGTACATATTTAGTGTTATCCCTTGAAGGCGGTAAGTGGGTTGTTTATGGTGTGAAAGATGGATCGAAAAAAGCATCCCGACTACTGACAGGTGCGGTAGTAGACCTAGATCAAATCCGCAAAGAAGGTGGAACCGTAGTAAAAGTTCCTTTGGAAGAAGGCGAAGTTGAAAAAATACTAGGTAAAAAAAAGAAAAAATAAAATCATTGGACTATGGAGAAAGAAGGTAAAAAAATCCTTATCATAGAAGACTCTGAACTTCAGAGAAAACTTCTCAATCGTTGGATTACCAATCATGGGTATATCCCATTGGAAGCTGTGAATCTTTCCGAAGCAAGGGAGATCATCATCAAAGATCAAGTTGATGTGGTTCTCTTGGATTGGGAATTACCAGACGGATCTGGAATCGAACTTATATCGGAAATTTTTTCTTCTTCGTCGGTAGGCTGGCTTCCCGTCATTATGGTGACCGGTCATACGGAACCTGAAAATCTTAAACATGCTATTGAAGCAGGTGCTACTGACTACATTACAAAACCTGCCAAAGAAATTGAGCTTTTGGCAAGAATCTTTAGTGCATTACGAATGAAATCTTTGCATGACCAGTTGCGAGAAACTGCTATTCGCGATGTGATGACAGGATTATATAATAGACGTTATATGGAAGATCGAATCGATCAAGAATTCCAAAGGTGTAAAAGGCATAAAAACAATCTCTCTTTGGCAATGATCGATATTGATTTCTTTAAAAAAATCAATGATACTTATGGTCATGAAACGGGTGATATCGTTTTAAAAAGAATTGCTGCAGAATTAAAATCATCTCTGCGCAAATCAGATATTATTTCCCGATTCGGTGGTGAAGAGTTT from Leptospira congkakensis includes:
- a CDS encoding glucan biosynthesis protein, producing MKKLNIYLALIALVLCVVIIIRKNDLTLTRVASLMAISTSTETFDFHTVDSIAKQKLKSKFSPTPEFKIPGLDGISFDDYRQIEYKPDVAIWKNLALPYQLHFFHPGHIYSNGIQIYEVIGEKPVEIPYDASRFHFGDLPLSDDFAELSKKLRYTGFRVHYPINQKEALEEFLVFQGASYFRAISKDQVYGLSGRGLAINTGPKDKEEFPIFESFYIKRPQKTDTSLTIYAIMNGESVVGSYEFIVKPGEITTVDVRAKIYLRKKIKRLGFAPITSMYLYGESDNPILGNIHPEVHDSDGLLIQNKSGDWEWRPLINPKKTQLTRIQLDSPLGYGLIQRDRKFKSYQDEKLKYHLRPSVWVEPKGDWGKGNLYLLEFTTNLDSDDNITTFWEPAIPPNLNEGYEFLYTLHYTERSPKQHTLGKASAFYRGVDPVFPKEKMFTLYFTGDYLKSLDQKTILKAVIKNDQIPAEGIRYKIEKISELDQWRLQIWYPSSDEESNWTVFLENENQRITETWIYRDGLSK
- the mdoH gene encoding glucans biosynthesis glucosyltransferase MdoH; this translates as MIQIHRSLFFITFIIPVVWGFSLFIEIISFQGIEITEYYQFITLIFLLPMLAYGATTSLFGFLLSLTKKGDPLLKTKRIPENELNLQSLASIPVAVVMPVYEENEISIFSRIKVISESADKIHKLPKLDFFILSDTRTPEKWIKEEAAYIELCESTNNYHNFHYRRRKSNLNGKSGNIADFCRRWGKKYKYMLILDADSLVSGELIFQLIANMENNPQAGIIQSSTRIFKSTTLFQKLTEFSSYLFSPFFLKGASFWQINSSGYWGHNAILRVKPFMEHCALPHLPEYGGLGGKILSHDTVEAALMRKAGYEVLCAYELDGSYEENPPNIIDVLKRDQRWCQGNLQHFWFLFGKKIPFINRIHILNGILSYLNSPIWMCYIFLSLWNYLEDSKYLNYSMLPEEYEFFKSEIYDPLYLKLLYLSLILLFLPRLLSFLSLPLIQILKKFPAFLLETVFSILIAPIYMIYHSIFVFSILFNKRITWGPQNRDADSGYNFTYILSSFFGVTILGFACAYISYAYSTMLFVLTMPIWIGWILAIPLVVFTGKEQKTLNGILNSSFWKPNTNLIQNLEGKLSSHKNSYLEGREFFFALVHPIFHNKHKLLQGNKLYQSNLPTSAKDDLKTLLNKGPEALEKKSLLKILSNRELLDSFYVQFWTSKKEDWAEYWKSIWEEINPSFFPSISNNRKNDSNLQ
- the dgcR gene encoding diguanylate cyclase DgcR, whose amino-acid sequence is MEKEGKKILIIEDSELQRKLLNRWITNHGYIPLEAVNLSEAREIIIKDQVDVVLLDWELPDGSGIELISEIFSSSSVGWLPVIMVTGHTEPENLKHAIEAGATDYITKPAKEIELLARIFSALRMKSLHDQLRETAIRDVMTGLYNRRYMEDRIDQEFQRCKRHKNNLSLAMIDIDFFKKINDTYGHETGDIVLKRIAAELKSSLRKSDIISRFGGEEFVIVFPETSLVDAARVLDKIREMVSGLELNSESGQTFKISFSGGVAGGDVNQIETPIELLRTADKLLYEAKSSGRNRIIS